A window from Theropithecus gelada isolate Dixy chromosome 1, Tgel_1.0, whole genome shotgun sequence encodes these proteins:
- the CD244 gene encoding natural killer cell receptor 2B4 isoform X2 yields the protein MLGQVVTFTLLLLLKGYQGKGCQGSADHVFSILGMPLQLQPNSIQTKIYKVQWKMWLPSQNTFRQILQWENGSSPSNTFNNRFSFIIKNLTLLIKAAQQQDSGLYCLEVTNMMGQVQRAMFQVFVSDKVEKPRLQGQGKILDRGRCQVALSCLVSRDDNVTYAWYRGSKLIQTAGNLTYLEEEVDMNGTHTYTCNVSNPVSWESHTLNLTQDCQNAHHEFRFWPFLVIIVILSTLFLGTLVCFCVWRRKKKGKQSETCPKEFLTIYEEVKDLKTRRNKEQEQTFPGGGSTIYYMIQSQSSAPTSQEPAYTLYSLIQPSRKPGSRKRNHSPSFNSTIYEVIEKSQPKAQNPARLSRKELENFDVYS from the exons ATGTTGGGGCAAGTGGTCACCTTCACACTCCTCCTACTCCTCAAGGGGTATCAGGGCAAAG GATGCCAGGGATCAGCTGACCATGTGTTTAGCATCTTGGGAATGCCCCTTCAGTTACAACCAAACAGCATACAGACAAAGATTTACAAAGTTCAGTGGAAGATGTGGCTGCCCTCACAAAATACATTTCGTCAGATATTGCAGTGGGAGAATGGCTCTTCGCCTTCCAATACCTTCAACAATAGATTCAGTTTTATAATCAAGAACTTGACTCTTCTCATCAAGGCAGCTCAGCAGCAGGACAGTGGCCTCTACTGCCTGGAGGTCACCAATATGATGGGACAAGTTCAGAGAGCCATGTTCCAGGTTTTTGTATCTG ATAAAGTTGAAAAACCCCGCCTACAGGGGCAGGGCAAGATCCTGGACAGAGGGAGGTGCCAAGTGGCTCTGTCCTGCTTGGTCTCCAGGGATGACAATGTGACCTATGCTTGGTACAGAGGCAGCAAGCTGATCCAGACAGCAGGGAACCTCACCtacctggaggaggaggttgacATGAATGGCACGCACACATATACCTGCAACGTCAGCAATCCTGTTAGCTGGGAAAGCCACACCCTGAATCTCACTCAGGACTGTCAGAATGCCCATCACG AATTCAGATTTTGGCCGTTTTTGGTGATCATCGTGATTCTAAGCACACTGTTCCTTGGCACCCTTGTCTGCTTCTGTGtgtggaggagaaagaagaaggggaagCAATCAG AGACCTGTCCCAAGGAATTTTTGACAATTTATGAAGAGGTCAAGGATCTGAAAACCAGGAGAAATAAA gagcaggagcagacTTTTCCTGGAGGGGGGAGCACCATCTACTATATGATCCAGTCCCAG TCTTCCGCTCCTACGTCACAAGAACCTGCATATACAttatattcattaattcagcCTTCCAGGAAG CCTGGATCCAGAAAGAGGAACCACAGCCCTTCCTTCAATAGCACTATCTATGAAGTG ATTGAAAAGAGTCAACCTAAAGCCCAGAACCCTGCTCGACTGAGCCGCAAAGAGCTGGAGAACTTTGATGTTTATTCCTAG
- the CD244 gene encoding natural killer cell receptor 2B4 isoform X1 — protein MLGQVVTFTLLLLLKGYQGKGCQGSADHVFSILGMPLQLQPNSIQTKIYKVQWKMWLPSQNTFRQILQWENGSSPSNTFNNRFSFIIKNLTLLIKAAQQQDSGLYCLEVTNMMGQVQRAMFQVFVSESLLPDKVEKPRLQGQGKILDRGRCQVALSCLVSRDDNVTYAWYRGSKLIQTAGNLTYLEEEVDMNGTHTYTCNVSNPVSWESHTLNLTQDCQNAHHEFRFWPFLVIIVILSTLFLGTLVCFCVWRRKKKGKQSETCPKEFLTIYEEVKDLKTRRNKEQEQTFPGGGSTIYYMIQSQSSAPTSQEPAYTLYSLIQPSRKPGSRKRNHSPSFNSTIYEVIEKSQPKAQNPARLSRKELENFDVYS, from the exons ATGTTGGGGCAAGTGGTCACCTTCACACTCCTCCTACTCCTCAAGGGGTATCAGGGCAAAG GATGCCAGGGATCAGCTGACCATGTGTTTAGCATCTTGGGAATGCCCCTTCAGTTACAACCAAACAGCATACAGACAAAGATTTACAAAGTTCAGTGGAAGATGTGGCTGCCCTCACAAAATACATTTCGTCAGATATTGCAGTGGGAGAATGGCTCTTCGCCTTCCAATACCTTCAACAATAGATTCAGTTTTATAATCAAGAACTTGACTCTTCTCATCAAGGCAGCTCAGCAGCAGGACAGTGGCCTCTACTGCCTGGAGGTCACCAATATGATGGGACAAGTTCAGAGAGCCATGTTCCAGGTTTTTGTATCTG AATCTCTGCTTCCAGATAAAGTTGAAAAACCCCGCCTACAGGGGCAGGGCAAGATCCTGGACAGAGGGAGGTGCCAAGTGGCTCTGTCCTGCTTGGTCTCCAGGGATGACAATGTGACCTATGCTTGGTACAGAGGCAGCAAGCTGATCCAGACAGCAGGGAACCTCACCtacctggaggaggaggttgacATGAATGGCACGCACACATATACCTGCAACGTCAGCAATCCTGTTAGCTGGGAAAGCCACACCCTGAATCTCACTCAGGACTGTCAGAATGCCCATCACG AATTCAGATTTTGGCCGTTTTTGGTGATCATCGTGATTCTAAGCACACTGTTCCTTGGCACCCTTGTCTGCTTCTGTGtgtggaggagaaagaagaaggggaagCAATCAG AGACCTGTCCCAAGGAATTTTTGACAATTTATGAAGAGGTCAAGGATCTGAAAACCAGGAGAAATAAA gagcaggagcagacTTTTCCTGGAGGGGGGAGCACCATCTACTATATGATCCAGTCCCAG TCTTCCGCTCCTACGTCACAAGAACCTGCATATACAttatattcattaattcagcCTTCCAGGAAG CCTGGATCCAGAAAGAGGAACCACAGCCCTTCCTTCAATAGCACTATCTATGAAGTG ATTGAAAAGAGTCAACCTAAAGCCCAGAACCCTGCTCGACTGAGCCGCAAAGAGCTGGAGAACTTTGATGTTTATTCCTAG
- the CD244 gene encoding natural killer cell receptor 2B4 isoform X3, producing MLGQVVTFTLLLLLKGYQGKGCQGSADHVFSILGMPLQLQPNSIQTKIYKVQWKMWLPSQNTFRQILQWENGSSPSNTFNNRFSFIIKNLTLLIKAAQQQDSGLYCLEVTNMMGQVQRAMFQVFVSEFRFWPFLVIIVILSTLFLGTLVCFCVWRRKKKGKQSETCPKEFLTIYEEVKDLKTRRNKEQEQTFPGGGSTIYYMIQSQSSAPTSQEPAYTLYSLIQPSRKPGSRKRNHSPSFNSTIYEVIEKSQPKAQNPARLSRKELENFDVYS from the exons ATGTTGGGGCAAGTGGTCACCTTCACACTCCTCCTACTCCTCAAGGGGTATCAGGGCAAAG GATGCCAGGGATCAGCTGACCATGTGTTTAGCATCTTGGGAATGCCCCTTCAGTTACAACCAAACAGCATACAGACAAAGATTTACAAAGTTCAGTGGAAGATGTGGCTGCCCTCACAAAATACATTTCGTCAGATATTGCAGTGGGAGAATGGCTCTTCGCCTTCCAATACCTTCAACAATAGATTCAGTTTTATAATCAAGAACTTGACTCTTCTCATCAAGGCAGCTCAGCAGCAGGACAGTGGCCTCTACTGCCTGGAGGTCACCAATATGATGGGACAAGTTCAGAGAGCCATGTTCCAGGTTTTTGTATCTG AATTCAGATTTTGGCCGTTTTTGGTGATCATCGTGATTCTAAGCACACTGTTCCTTGGCACCCTTGTCTGCTTCTGTGtgtggaggagaaagaagaaggggaagCAATCAG AGACCTGTCCCAAGGAATTTTTGACAATTTATGAAGAGGTCAAGGATCTGAAAACCAGGAGAAATAAA gagcaggagcagacTTTTCCTGGAGGGGGGAGCACCATCTACTATATGATCCAGTCCCAG TCTTCCGCTCCTACGTCACAAGAACCTGCATATACAttatattcattaattcagcCTTCCAGGAAG CCTGGATCCAGAAAGAGGAACCACAGCCCTTCCTTCAATAGCACTATCTATGAAGTG ATTGAAAAGAGTCAACCTAAAGCCCAGAACCCTGCTCGACTGAGCCGCAAAGAGCTGGAGAACTTTGATGTTTATTCCTAG